In Paenibacillus hexagrammi, the following are encoded in one genomic region:
- a CDS encoding ferric reductase-like transmembrane domain-containing protein, translated as MIDFLVNMPTWNLIRIFGIASYLCLFLGMVLGISYSFPSLKSKRAQLLKWHTGTNITGTLLALLHAMLLIIDVYMPFSWMDIIVPFHASNSTVLNALGTIAFYGLIVVLLTSDLRNKLGRKVWLAFHFLSYPLFVLALIHGLFEGTDSSNILIKLMYYVSAAVLVGLTVARATESRGKTKVSVGPVKHVKNV; from the coding sequence ATGATAGATTTTCTGGTAAATATGCCCACATGGAACTTGATACGAATATTTGGAATTGCTTCATATTTATGCTTGTTTCTCGGTATGGTGCTTGGAATCAGCTATTCATTTCCGAGCTTGAAGTCTAAGAGGGCACAGCTGCTGAAATGGCATACGGGTACCAACATTACAGGGACTTTACTCGCTTTATTGCACGCTATGTTATTAATCATTGATGTGTATATGCCATTTAGCTGGATGGACATTATAGTGCCGTTTCACGCCAGCAACTCCACGGTCTTAAATGCGCTCGGCACCATCGCCTTTTATGGCTTGATTGTTGTCTTGCTTACGTCGGATTTGCGTAACAAGCTGGGCAGAAAGGTTTGGTTGGCATTCCATTTTTTATCCTATCCATTGTTCGTCTTGGCTCTTATTCATGGACTTTTCGAAGGAACGGACAGCTCCAATATCTTGATTAAGCTGATGTATTATGTCTCAGCGGCTGTGCTGGTTGGTTTAACGGTTGCACGTGCTACCGAATCCCGCGGCAAAACCAAAGTGTCGGTGGGTCCTGTAAAGCATGTGAAAAATGTGTAA